From the genome of Ictalurus punctatus breed USDA103 chromosome 28, Coco_2.0, whole genome shotgun sequence, one region includes:
- the LOC108259755 gene encoding LOW QUALITY PROTEIN: neuropeptide FF receptor 2 (The sequence of the model RefSeq protein was modified relative to this genomic sequence to represent the inferred CDS: substituted 1 base at 1 genomic stop codon), whose translation MAPKTLELDSTISSVSVYNLEISEKNVLDSSTSCPFPCANITYVDFYLHDRSVSGIFIVSYLLIFIACMVGNGVVCFIVLWNKYMQTVTNLFILNLAISDLLVGIFCMPTTLVDNIITGWPFGSWVCKLSGMVQGISVSASVFTLVAIAVDRFRCIVYPFKQKLSISTSSLIITVIWVLAIAIMCPSGVMLQVTEESQISILLGDGNETRPFYWCHENWPKKEMRKIYTTVLFANIYLGPLTLIVIMYAHIGLTLFKTATPTPASQESASSFGSGSRKPTGYETHQILSRKKKHVVKMLVVVALLFILSWLPLWTLMMLSDYASLNDFQHRVINIYIYPLAHWLAFCNSSINPIIYGFFNENFRRGFQAAFKLQLCSVQHSRRRTHLHHVQGNVVLPPNLNLATEPVSEGGGPSQRLGISKEFGKSKGKSLVKNSQLSGKQNPKEXNMIMEDLEKVCISKKD comes from the exons ATGGCACCGAAAACCCTTGAGCTCGACTCAACGATCTCTTCTGTGTCAGTCTACAATTTGgaaatttcagaaaaaaatgtattggaCTCAAGCACTTCCTGTCCATTTCCTTGTGCCAATATCACCTATGTGGACTTCTACCTTCATGACCGCTCTGTGTCTGGCATCTTCATTGTGTCCTACCTTCTCATTTTCATTGCATGTATGGTTGGTAATGGAGTGGTGTGCTTTATTGTGCTTTGGAACAAATATATGCAAACTGTCACCAACTTGTTCATCCTCAACCTGGCCATCAGTGATCTGCTGGTTGGAATTTTCTGCATGCCCACCACCTTAGTAGATAACATCATTACAG GGTGGCCATTTGGAAGTTGGGTGTGCAAGCTCAGTGGGATGGTACAGGGAATATCTGTGTCTGCTTCTGTCTTCACACTGGTAGCCATTGctgtggacag GTTTCGTTGCATTGTTTACCCCTTCAAGCAGAAGTTGTCCATTTCCACCTCGAGTCTCATAATCACAGTCATTTGGGTATTGGCCATCGCCATTATGTGTCCATCAGGTGTCATGTTACAGGTCACTGAGGAGAGCCAGATATCCATTTTATTAGGAGATGGAAATGAAACACGGCCATTCTACTGGTGCCATGAGAACTGGCCCAAAAAGGAAATGCGCAAAATCTATACCACTGTGCTCTTTGCCAATATATATCTGGGTCCACTAACCCTCATTGTCATTATGTATGCCCACATTGGGCTCACACTCTTCAAGACAGCCACTCCCACCCCTGCAAGCCAAGaatctgcttccagctttgGCTCTGGCTCCAGAAAACCAACTGGCTATGAAACTCACCAGATATTGTCACGGAAAAAGAAACATGTTGTTAAGATGTTAGTGGTTGTGGCGCTGCTGTTCATCCTGTCCTGGTTACCTTTGTGGACCTTGATGATGCTGAGTGATTATGCAAGTTTGAATGACTTCCAGCACCGGGTGATAAATATCTACATCTACCCTTTGGCCCACTGGTTGGCCTTTTGCAACAGCAGCATCAATCCTATAATTTATGGCTTCTTTAATGAAAACTTCCGCCGGGGGTTCCAAGCTGCCTTTAAACTACAGCTTTGTTCAGTGCAACACAGCAGGCGTAGGACTCACTTGCACCACGTGCAGGGTAATGTTGTGCTGCCACCCAATCTGAATTTGGCAACAGAGCCTGTGTCTGAAGGTGGAGGTCCAAGCCAAAGACTAGGAATATCCAAAGAGTTTGGTAAGAGCAAGGGGAAAAGCTTGGTTAAGAACAGCCAGCTCTCAGGAAAGCAGAACCcgaaagaataaaacatgataatGGAGGATCTAGAAAAGGTATGCATAAGCAAGAAGGACTGa